CCGACGCGCTGGTGATCGCCCTGCGCGCCCTGGGCATTAGCCCCGGCGACGAGGTCATCACCACGCCGTTTACCTTCTTCGCCACCGCCGAGAGCATCAGCATGGTGGGCGCGAAGCCGATCTTCGTGGACATCGACCCGGCCACATTCAACCTAAATCCGGAGTTAATTGAGGCGGCCATTACCGAGCGCACCCGCGCCATCATGCCGGTTCACCTGTACGGCAACCCGGTGGATATGACCCGTGTGATGGAGATTGCCAATCAGCATGGGCTGAAAGTGGTGGAGGACTGCGCCCAGAGCTTCGGCGCACGCTGGCGCGAGCAGCAGACCGGCACCATCGGGGACTTTGGCGCATACTCCTTTTTTCCCAGCAAAAACCTGGGGGCGTATGGCGATGGTGGGCTGCTGGCCACCAACGATGACGCTCTAGCCGACGCTGCCCAGATGTTGCGTGTTCACGGCAGCCGCAAAAAGTACCACAATGAAGTAGTGGGGTACAACAGCCGCCTGGATACCATTCAGGCCGCCATTTTGCGCGTGAAATTGCCGCATATTGAAAGGTGGAATACTCAACGCCGTGAAGTAGCACGGCAGTATAACGAGGGCTTGAAAACAATAGATGGCATCGTGATACCTAAGCTGACTGAGGGCCACGTCTTTCATCAGTACACCATTCGCGTGCAGAATGGCAGGCGCGATGAGTTACAGCAGAGACTGGCCAAGCAAGGAATTGGAACGATGATTTATTACCCGATTCCGCAGGACGAATTGCCGATTTATAGGGGGCAGTACCGGCTGTTCGAAGAAAGTAAGTTAACTTCAAAGGCGGTACTAAGTTTGCCAATAACTGTTAAAAAAGATGACATTAATAGAATTATATCATCCTTGGAAAATTTTAGTGTACAAATTTAATAAGTTTTCCAAATTTTCCTTTAGATCCTATCCTATTCTCGTCTTAATAATCACATCATTAGTGGCTCAGGGCATCGCCTTTTTATCTATTAGTATCACCTCTCGTGTTTATAGTCCAGATCAATTCGCAATATTCAGCATTTACACTTCTCTATTCACTGTAACGCTTTCCGTATCTTCCTTAAAATTAGACCAAGCTGTTATATTTTCTAAAAGCCATTTCAGAACAAATATTCTGATTGCACTGGCTCTGAGAATACCAATTTTGATCTGTTTAATATCTTCATTGATATTCATATTCGCAATCTCCGCAAAGTATAGGTTCGATTTAAAATATTTTCTGTTAGTTGGAATTTCTTTTTATATAGCTTCAGTATTTCAAGTTGGGGTAGCTATTAGAACGAATACAGAAGATTTTAATAGATTATCTAGAGACAGATTTCTCCAAACCTCTTCAACTTCTGTATTTCAGATTCTACTGAGTACATTACCTCTTCACTCTCTAGGTCTTGTGGCCGGCGATATGTTTGGTAGATTCAGTGGAGTTCTATCGTTGCATACAGTTCTAAAACTCAGAAGATATAAGTATATCCCTTGGAAATTCACAAAATACTTCCTATTAAAAAACAGAAATTATACCTTCATCCTTTCAATAGCATCCCTTATCGGCGCTCTCGCTCAGCAACTTCCGTTTTTCATGATTCCGGTTATGAATTCCTCCAAAGATGCTGCTGCTTACTTTTTGATCAGTCGTATTATTACAGCTCCATTATCTTTGTTGGCCTCTTCCGCTTCGCAGGTTTATTACGGGGGGCTATCTAGACTAAGACCGGATGAAATCAAAAACAAATACATCAAAAATTTAAAAAGCATTCTATTTATATCCACAATATTTTGTCTACTTTTAATCCTTTTCAGGGAATATTTTGTGAATCTGATCATAGGTACAAACTGGTCTCCAGAGAGTAGTTTAATGATACCACTGTGCATTTCAGCAATCTTCTGGACACCAGCAAGCTCACTCAGTGGTACATTAGTGATGGCTGGACGTCAGAATACTACTCTTAAGTTGGCTATTTTTGAAGTCGCTAGCAAGTTCCTAAGTATATATGTCCTCGCTAAACTTCCATTCATATTTACTGCATATGCCATATCTGCAGTTTCGCTTATGCTATACGTGACCACAATATTCAGATCCTCAGGATCGATAGGTATAGACCCCATAACTACTATAAAGACGATCATGACTACTATGCTGCCCCCAGCTCTTTTCGTGTTCTGCATATATCTATTATCAGATCTAGTCTAGTAAATATAGAGGTGCAATATGAAGAAGAAAAAAATAATCTTTTTTGGACAGGCCTGGGCAGAAAAAATATCAAAATCGGTTTCACCATACACTGACAATCAGATTGAAAATTGCGTAATTATAGGCCCAATTTCATTGCTGAGATTAATTAAATTTGCGATAGTCGGAGATATACTAGTAAGGGTTGGTTTTCGTCCAGGAAGCCCATCATTTAGAGGGAGATTAATAGATCTCTTAACTTCGTGTATTATGTTTACTAAACCTCGATTAAAGTTATTCTTTTATTGGATAGGAACTGACGTTACTGATGCTATTAATGATGCTAGAGAGGAAAAAAATACAATCTTTTTTAAATTACTCATTAAGCATAGACATATATCAGGTGGAACAAATCTTACAGATGAGCTCAAGATTATTGGAATAAATTCTACTACTTTACCTATACCTTTAAAATTTCCACCAGAGTTAAGTGGAATTGAAAGAAGTTGGGGTGGCAAAAGAATGACAGTTTTAACCTATATACCTGATTTTCGCCACGAATTTTATGGCGGAGAAATGATTTTTGGAGCGGCAAAAGCGCTACCCGAAATAGAATTTATAGTGATGGGTGGAGAAGGAAGTTGGCTGAAGGAGAGCATCGAAAATCTTCAGTTTGTTGGTTGGGTTGAGAATCCCAGAGAGTATTATATAAAGTCTACTCACGTTGCCAGATTGGTTCAACATGATTCTTTAGGCGCGACCGTATTGGAAGGCCTATGGTTTGGAAGACAAGTTATCTATACTAGGGCCGTAGAAGGAGTAATAGAGGTGAAGTTTGGAGATACAAACAATTTCATAAAAATTTTGGACGAAGAAAGAAGCAAACTTGACACATCAGGATTCAAATTTAACGATGAGGGTGTAAACGTAGTTAGACAAAGAGGGAATGAGCGTTTTTTTGCCAAAAATATTTTGAGTGAACTAAATATATGAGAATCAGCTATCTATGTTTACAGGAGACAAAAGAAGGCCAAGCATCCTATTCTCACGTTAGAGAGATTATAAGTGGATTAGAAGCCTTGGGGTGGGATGTTACTCTATTTGAACCGAAATACAAATCTGTAAATAGGTCGCCTTTGGCTAGAATGATTTCATTTACCTTCACTCAATTGCGACTTATCAAATATGGCCTGCCAGATGTACTATACGTTAGGTCACACTTTGCTGCTTTAATAGCTACAGTCTGGGCCAAAATTTTTCAGATTCCCATCGTGTGTGAGATTAACGGTAAATTTGTAGATGCTTACATAGCATGGCCAAAATTGACCAGATTTAGCAATATTATCGATTATTTTTGGGCCACACAATACAAATGGTCTGCCTTGCTAATTACAGTTACGCCAGATCTTGCTAAATGGGTGGCAAATATAGCTCCTTCTGCAAGTCTTGTCGTCGTTCCAAATGGCGCGAACACAAGTATATTCAGATCGACACGAATCAATAATTTATTCAGCGAAGATGATAGATATGTCGTATTTTTTGGGGCTTTAGCAAAATGGCAAGGAGTGGATACAATCCTTGAAGCTACACTTTCTCATATTTGGCCTGAAAACATAAAGGTGATCATCGCTGGCGACGGAGAATACAGAGGACAGGTTGAATTGGTAGCTAACGTCAGTTCGAGAGTAGACTATATCGGAGTGGTGGATCAACAAACTTTAGCTCACCTTATCTCTAATAGTCTCGCTTCTTTAAGTCCTCAAAAGAATATTCATGGTAGGGCTGACACTGGCTTGTTCCCTCTGAAGCTTTTTGAGTCCCTAGCCTGTGGAAGGCCCGT
This portion of the Deinococcus rubellus genome encodes:
- a CDS encoding DegT/DnrJ/EryC1/StrS family aminotransferase; translated protein: MTATATPQIPILDLKPEIDELRPEIMAAIGRVLDRTDFIMGEDVHLFEQEVAAYLGVKHAIGVNSGTDALVIALRALGISPGDEVITTPFTFFATAESISMVGAKPIFVDIDPATFNLNPELIEAAITERTRAIMPVHLYGNPVDMTRVMEIANQHGLKVVEDCAQSFGARWREQQTGTIGDFGAYSFFPSKNLGAYGDGGLLATNDDALADAAQMLRVHGSRKKYHNEVVGYNSRLDTIQAAILRVKLPHIERWNTQRREVARQYNEGLKTIDGIVIPKLTEGHVFHQYTIRVQNGRRDELQQRLAKQGIGTMIYYPIPQDELPIYRGQYRLFEESKLTSKAVLSLPITVKKDDINRIISSLENFSVQI
- a CDS encoding oligosaccharide flippase family protein; the protein is MTLIELYHPWKILVYKFNKFSKFSFRSYPILVLIITSLVAQGIAFLSISITSRVYSPDQFAIFSIYTSLFTVTLSVSSLKLDQAVIFSKSHFRTNILIALALRIPILICLISSLIFIFAISAKYRFDLKYFLLVGISFYIASVFQVGVAIRTNTEDFNRLSRDRFLQTSSTSVFQILLSTLPLHSLGLVAGDMFGRFSGVLSLHTVLKLRRYKYIPWKFTKYFLLKNRNYTFILSIASLIGALAQQLPFFMIPVMNSSKDAAAYFLISRIITAPLSLLASSASQVYYGGLSRLRPDEIKNKYIKNLKSILFISTIFCLLLILFREYFVNLIIGTNWSPESSLMIPLCISAIFWTPASSLSGTLVMAGRQNTTLKLAIFEVASKFLSIYVLAKLPFIFTAYAISAVSLMLYVTTIFRSSGSIGIDPITTIKTIMTTMLPPALFVFCIYLLSDLV
- a CDS encoding glycosyltransferase family 4 protein, which codes for MRISYLCLQETKEGQASYSHVREIISGLEALGWDVTLFEPKYKSVNRSPLARMISFTFTQLRLIKYGLPDVLYVRSHFAALIATVWAKIFQIPIVCEINGKFVDAYIAWPKLTRFSNIIDYFWATQYKWSALLITVTPDLAKWVANIAPSASLVVVPNGANTSIFRSTRINNLFSEDDRYVVFFGALAKWQGVDTILEATLSHIWPENIKVIIAGDGEYRGQVELVANVSSRVDYIGVVDQQTLAHLISNSLASLSPQKNIHGRADTGLFPLKLFESLACGRPVIVTRHKGMADLVDQNECGIVIPENDPDSLAEAVNFLSKNIEEANLMGKRGQKIVVMEHSWMNRALDTHFAILKILSQKAD